In Deltaproteobacteria bacterium, the genomic window CGGGTTTCGTGGCCCTTCTCTGGGGACCGGAGGGGATGCCCAGAGACGATGCGGAAAGGGGGGTCCTCGCCACAGAACTGATGAACAAGGCTGCCGAGTACGGCATACCCAACGAGGATGTCTGGATCGACCCCATCGTAACCCCGGTCAGCAGCCAGCAGGACCAGGTCAAGAGCATGGTGGCCTTTATGGCCATGTTCAGGGACCTCCAGGAGATGGCCCCCGGCCTGAAGTCCACCTGTGGGCTTTCGAACGTTTCCAACGGGGCGCCCAAGGAGCTGCGGCCCATCCTCAACCAGACCTATCTCGTGATTCTTGAGAAATACGGCTTGGCTTCGGCGATCGTCGATGCCTTTGACGATGATCTTAAGGCCTTTGCGCGGGGGGAGAGACAGGAGATCAGTCGATTGATTCAAGACGTCGTGGACGGCCGGGAGCCGGACCTCGGTTCTCTGACCAAGGAGCAGGCCGACTACGTTAAGACAGCCAAGATTCTTCTCGGGCATTCCCTCTACTCTGACTCATGGCTTGAAATCTGATCGGAGAGCCGGCATTTGGGGTGAACGGTTCATTGGAGAACCCCTCTCCTTGCGGAAATGGATCGGGTCTTCGGGCGAACGGGGGACTGGGTGTGACCAGTGGGAAGGTTCTCATTGTTGGCGGCGGCATTGCAGGGGTGACGGCTGCTCTCGAGTTGGCCCAACTCGGGATCGCCTCGACCATTGTCGAAAGGGAGGCGCATCTGGGAGGCCAGGCGGGCAGTCTGGCCTGCAAGGCAGCGGATCAGTGCAACCGTTGTTTTGCCTGTGTGGTGGAGACACAGATGGAGGAAGTCAGGCGGGAGCCTCAGGTCAGTGTGATCCTCGAAGGCTCCCTGGGGCGGGTCACCGGCGAACCCGGCCGTTTCGAAGCGGAGATTCAAACAAGGGACGGGCAAACCCGGCTCGAGGTATCGGCTCTCCTTATAGCAACGGGGGCCGATCTTTTTGATGCGAGGCGGAAGCGGGAATATGGATACGGGATCTTCCAGAATGTCATCACCGCCCGCGACCTGGACGGGATGCTCCGGTCCGAGGGAAGGGTCTACCGTCCTTCGGACGGGGCCGTCCCTTCCAAGATTGCCTTTTTCCAGTGCGTCGGGAGCAGGGACGAGGCTATCGGACATCTCTGGTGTTCGAAGGTCTGCTGTGCTTATGCCCTCCGTTTCATAAGGGCCATAAGGCACCACAGCCCCGGCACCAAGACGACTTTCTTCTATACCGACATCCAGCCTCTGGGGAGATCCTTCGAATCCCTTGTTGAGTCCTGCCGGCTGGACGAGGGGATACGACTCGTCCGGAGCCTTCCGTCTAAGGTTTACGGGCACAGGACATCCACGGATCTCGGTGTGAGATTCATCGAGCCCACCAGTGGGGAGATCGTCCAGGAGGCATTCGACCTGGTGGTACTCTCCATAGGGATGGCCCCCCGGCATGATGCAGAGGAGCTTGCATCTGCTCTCCATATCCTGAAAAACCAGGAGGGATTCTACCGCTCACCTCCTCATCAGTCAGGGGTCTTTGTCTCAGGGGCCTGTAAGGGGCCGACAGACATCGCGGGTTCCATGATGGACGCGAGGGCGACGGCCCTGAAGATCGATGAGTATTTGGGAGGACTTTGATCCATGAAGAGTTCGGGAGCGGGCCACGTTGCGGTTTTTCTCGATCACTGCGGGGGAGCCCTGTCCGATCTGCTCGACGAGGAGATGGTCCGATATGCCTCGGGCCTCCCCCAGGTGGTTTCCTGCAATGTGGAGGAAGATCTCTCTCGTCCTGGAGGCCTTGCCAGACTCGCCAGCCGGCTGAAGCAGGCCAAGGCTGATCGCGTGGTTATCGCCGGCCGGAGCCCGAGGTGGTATGAGAGATCCTTCCGCTCGCTGGCGGTGTCCGGGGGGCTGAATCCCTACATGTTTCTCGTTGTCAATCTCCAGGACCAGGTGGCGGGGTGGATCCCCGACGTGGCGAGAGCAAGGCAGAAGACGAGAGGCCTCCTGGCCAAGACGGTGAAAGAGGCTCTCCTGCTCCGTCCCATAAGGCGGGAAGAGATTGAGATCCCCAACAGGGCCGTCGTGGTGGGTGGGGGTGCGGTGGGGCTTTGTGCCGCGTCCGCGCTGGCAGATGCAGGTATTGAGGTAACCTTACTGACTGAGGCAGAAGAGATCGGAGAGGAGGGTGACGTCCTCCCCTACTTGTGGGACGAACCCTTTGAGATGGGCTCCTGGCTCGGGGAGCGTGTGGAAGAGGTCAAGGGGCACCCGAAGATCGACGTGAAGACATCGGTGGAGATAAGAGGATTTGAAGGACGCTTGGGGGACTACCATATAGAGATCGAGGACCCTTCGGGGAGGAGGGAGATCGTTGAGGGGTCGGCCGTCATCCTGGCAACAGGATGTGATTCCGTACCCAACAGGGAAGGGATTTTCGGCCACCGGCGTTTCATCTCTCTCAGGG contains:
- a CDS encoding dihydropteroate synthase encodes the protein MLLIGENINVMVKRIGTAMKERDAKTIQELAVSEAEAGMDYLDVNLGPARKGGAELMEWMVKTIQEVVDLPLYLDTTNVEAIEAGLKAYKNKKGKAVINSIMARPERMEAELPLAKKYDAGFVALLWGPEGMPRDDAERGVLATELMNKAAEYGIPNEDVWIDPIVTPVSSQQDQVKSMVAFMAMFRDLQEMAPGLKSTCGLSNVSNGAPKELRPILNQTYLVILEKYGLASAIVDAFDDDLKAFARGERQEISRLIQDVVDGREPDLGSLTKEQADYVKTAKILLGHSLYSDSWLEI
- a CDS encoding CoB--CoM heterodisulfide reductase iron-sulfur subunit A family protein codes for the protein MTSGKVLIVGGGIAGVTAALELAQLGIASTIVEREAHLGGQAGSLACKAADQCNRCFACVVETQMEEVRREPQVSVILEGSLGRVTGEPGRFEAEIQTRDGQTRLEVSALLIATGADLFDARRKREYGYGIFQNVITARDLDGMLRSEGRVYRPSDGAVPSKIAFFQCVGSRDEAIGHLWCSKVCCAYALRFIRAIRHHSPGTKTTFFYTDIQPLGRSFESLVESCRLDEGIRLVRSLPSKVYGHRTSTDLGVRFIEPTSGEIVQEAFDLVVLSIGMAPRHDAEELASALHILKNQEGFYRSPPHQSGVFVSGACKGPTDIAGSMMDARATALKIDEYLGGL